In Pseudofrankia saprophytica, one genomic interval encodes:
- a CDS encoding DUF2510 domain-containing protein, producing the protein MTTPPGWYPDPSNPSLRRWSDGRVWSAAQEAPTTQAGPRFGQPASYPPPPGHPAPGHPAYGYPPARFLPGAPTSPVLPWAIACTPVIGVVVVIAAVASHNIVFVAISPFLGVLAGWLASLALGVVDTRQLQAAGWAPAPWVWALLGPWLYLLMRALRRRGLVPKPGWTQLVVAAVLWVMAWNAAAIVAETALTRISHNHHAQASVER; encoded by the coding sequence ATGACGACACCCCCGGGTTGGTACCCAGATCCGAGCAACCCGTCGCTGCGCCGCTGGTCGGACGGCCGGGTGTGGAGTGCCGCCCAGGAAGCACCGACCACGCAGGCCGGCCCGCGCTTCGGCCAGCCCGCGAGCTACCCACCGCCACCGGGGCACCCCGCACCGGGCCATCCCGCGTATGGCTACCCGCCCGCCAGGTTCCTGCCGGGCGCGCCGACGAGCCCGGTGCTTCCCTGGGCGATCGCGTGCACACCCGTCATCGGCGTCGTGGTAGTGATCGCCGCCGTGGCCTCCCACAACATCGTGTTCGTCGCGATCAGCCCGTTCCTCGGAGTCCTGGCCGGCTGGCTGGCCTCCCTGGCTCTCGGGGTCGTCGACACCCGCCAGCTTCAAGCGGCCGGCTGGGCCCCGGCGCCCTGGGTCTGGGCACTCCTCGGGCCCTGGCTCTACCTGCTAATGCGCGCCCTGCGCCGTCGAGGTTTGGTCCCCAAGCCAGGTTGGACGCAACTCGTCGTCGCCGCGGTGCTCTGGGTTATGGCGTGGAACGCGGCGGCCATCGTGGCGGAGACCGCCCTCACCCGGATCAGCCACAACCACCACGCCCAAGCCTCCGTCGAGCGGTGA
- a CDS encoding helix-turn-helix transcriptional regulator: MIAEQGLSGQVAYVRAHLAELVLGAGDPARAQRLLDATLADLAAQPAPSVQAWCLLLRADARLRLVGPDDAADDVAAARREGAACGNLWQQALADHIAGRIAQARGDLNQAAALLRRALVLRVEAGYRPDAADSLEALASVHAARREDAAAARLLAAAAAVWDEIGWCRRPVDQADHEAGERTVRDRLGDDAVAATLAEARAAGADASLAAAATAANRTPAHRTPHTPEGWDGLTPLERDVVRLVAQGLSNPEIARRLFMARATVKVHLTHVFAKLGIASRAELAAEAGRREHLGTSS, translated from the coding sequence ATGATCGCCGAGCAGGGCCTGTCTGGGCAGGTGGCGTACGTGCGGGCGCACCTGGCCGAGCTGGTGCTGGGCGCCGGCGACCCGGCCCGGGCGCAGCGCCTGCTGGACGCGACGTTGGCTGATCTCGCGGCGCAGCCGGCACCGTCGGTGCAGGCCTGGTGCCTGCTGCTGCGCGCGGACGCCCGCCTGCGGCTGGTCGGCCCGGACGACGCCGCGGACGATGTCGCCGCCGCCCGCCGGGAGGGCGCCGCCTGCGGCAACCTCTGGCAGCAGGCCCTCGCCGACCACATCGCCGGCCGCATCGCCCAGGCCCGCGGCGACCTGAACCAGGCGGCGGCGCTGCTGCGACGGGCTCTGGTCCTGCGCGTGGAGGCCGGCTACCGGCCCGACGCCGCCGACTCGCTCGAAGCGCTGGCCAGCGTCCACGCCGCGCGCCGGGAGGACGCCGCGGCGGCACGCCTGCTCGCCGCCGCCGCGGCCGTGTGGGACGAGATCGGATGGTGCCGCCGTCCCGTAGACCAGGCGGACCACGAGGCCGGCGAGCGGACCGTGCGGGACCGGCTGGGGGACGACGCTGTAGCGGCGACGCTCGCCGAGGCCAGGGCCGCAGGCGCGGACGCGTCGCTGGCCGCGGCGGCCACCGCAGCCAACCGCACCCCCGCACACCGCACGCCGCACACTCCCGAAGGCTGGGACGGCCTCACACCGCTCGAGCGCGACGTCGTGCGGCTGGTCGCACAGGGGCTGTCCAACCCGGAGATCGCGCGGCGCCTGTTCATGGCCCGCGCCACAGTGAAGGTGCACCTGACGCACGTGTTCGCCAAGCTCGGCATCGCCAGCCGCGCCGAACTCGCGGCCGAAGCCGGCCGCCGCGAACACCTCGGCACCTCCTCGTAG
- a CDS encoding RICIN domain-containing protein — protein sequence MELGAGPAGPIDGRGWRRRARRLALLAAATLCLTAGGIASASQASADTAVSGPPSGIFRLHATFRTVDTCLDDPRNSTGTDNVIYGVTTCNGTAAQNFYLIPGASPGLYRIRHGGAIRCLVPDIHNPSVIVQHDCEANGPLSDFDWQYDFTVIDTQVYELRNIYYGECLAVSHADYPRVTLAPCTSAILNDALWFATAP from the coding sequence GTGGAACTTGGGGCGGGCCCTGCGGGCCCGATAGACGGCAGGGGCTGGCGCCGCCGCGCCAGGCGACTGGCGCTGCTGGCCGCCGCGACGTTGTGCCTGACGGCGGGCGGGATCGCGTCCGCCAGCCAGGCGAGCGCCGACACGGCGGTATCCGGGCCACCGAGCGGTATTTTCAGACTCCACGCCACTTTTCGCACCGTGGATACCTGTCTCGACGACCCGCGCAACAGCACCGGAACCGACAACGTCATCTACGGGGTTACGACCTGCAACGGCACCGCCGCCCAGAATTTCTACCTGATTCCTGGTGCCAGTCCCGGCCTGTATCGCATCAGGCATGGCGGGGCCATCAGATGCCTCGTGCCAGACATCCACAACCCCAGTGTCATCGTCCAGCACGACTGCGAGGCCAACGGTCCTCTGTCGGATTTCGACTGGCAGTATGACTTTACCGTCATCGACACCCAGGTCTATGAACTGCGCAACATATATTATGGGGAATGTCTTGCGGTAAGTCACGCCGACTATCCACGAGTTACGCTGGCTCCGTGCACTTCCGCCATACTGAACGATGCGCTCTGGTTCGCCACGGCGCCCTAG
- a CDS encoding effector-associated domain EAD1-containing protein, whose product MDSASTADFTEQLSELEIAALAASYGSLPAARGLLQRAGLPVIDLPMGDGRQSARLYWGTVAEELCNGLQQGGRVALLAVARRENPENSAFGGRQVARRLPGWRPAAAILTAVAVAVTLACLPIWTDDVPTIPAAQRSPETGQSVTKPVLPASEGSPEISASAALACASAPGFGIPAYTRSIRNAYDLAGGQATLGCATNNVVAVGGGAQQQFRTPSGRDAAIVAPDPAHAFALLPDDLRCLTDVLDGYTITVQRGVMDRPVEEVNGGRVIHLPGGALPGANAMIRAPNAAACVWVTPPFWRVYEGDFGGPTSRLGFPTSNVLACGDDTVQWFQHGVLRQRPDGSIVLDTSSPCKAPTTP is encoded by the coding sequence ATGGATAGCGCCTCGACGGCGGACTTCACGGAGCAGCTTTCCGAGCTGGAGATCGCGGCGCTCGCGGCCAGTTACGGCTCGTTGCCCGCGGCCCGTGGCCTGCTGCAACGGGCCGGTCTGCCCGTGATCGACCTACCCATGGGCGACGGACGGCAGTCTGCCCGGCTGTACTGGGGAACCGTCGCCGAGGAGCTTTGCAACGGCCTGCAGCAGGGAGGGCGTGTCGCGCTCCTCGCTGTGGCTCGGCGAGAGAATCCGGAAAATTCCGCGTTCGGCGGCCGGCAGGTCGCCCGCCGTCTACCCGGCTGGCGACCGGCGGCGGCGATTCTCACAGCGGTGGCCGTGGCGGTAACGCTGGCCTGCCTTCCCATCTGGACCGACGACGTCCCGACGATTCCCGCTGCTCAGCGGAGCCCCGAGACCGGCCAGTCCGTGACCAAGCCGGTGCTACCGGCTTCCGAGGGAAGCCCAGAAATCAGCGCGAGTGCGGCACTGGCGTGTGCCAGCGCGCCCGGCTTCGGCATCCCCGCCTATACCCGGTCGATTCGCAACGCCTATGACCTGGCCGGAGGCCAGGCGACGCTCGGCTGCGCGACGAACAACGTCGTGGCCGTCGGTGGCGGCGCACAGCAACAGTTCAGAACGCCGAGCGGCCGGGACGCGGCGATCGTCGCACCGGACCCAGCCCACGCATTCGCCCTGCTCCCCGATGATCTCCGGTGCCTGACCGATGTCCTGGACGGATACACCATCACCGTGCAACGGGGGGTCATGGACAGGCCCGTGGAGGAGGTGAACGGCGGCCGGGTCATCCACCTTCCCGGCGGGGCGCTGCCCGGCGCGAACGCCATGATTCGTGCGCCGAACGCTGCGGCCTGCGTGTGGGTTACCCCGCCGTTCTGGCGCGTCTACGAGGGCGATTTCGGCGGTCCGACGAGCCGGTTGGGCTTCCCGACGTCAAACGTGCTGGCCTGCGGTGACGACACCGTGCAGTGGTTCCAACACGGCGTGCTGCGCCAACGACCTGACGGATCGATCGTCCTCGACACGTCATCCCCCTGCAAAGCCCCGACCACGCCGTGA
- a CDS encoding IS6 family transposase, translating to MARDVVRPPVPASEFVGFRFPPEVITLAVRWYLRLALSYRDVEELLAQRGLDVDHVTIFRWVQRFTPLLVVAARPRRHGPGDRWHVDETYIKIAGRWRYLYRAVDQHGQVIDALASERRDQVAARRFFHQALAHGRRPVEVTTDRAPVYPRVLDELLPAACHVDARWENNRIESDHSRLKARLRPMRGLKRLRSAQTISTGHALVQNIGRGHYELGTDVEPRRRLAAAFTELSHAI from the coding sequence GTGGCTCGAGATGTCGTGCGCCCACCGGTCCCGGCGTCGGAGTTCGTCGGGTTCCGGTTCCCGCCGGAGGTCATCACGCTGGCGGTTCGCTGGTACTTGCGACTTGCGTTGTCGTATAGGGACGTCGAGGAGCTACTGGCCCAACGTGGCCTCGACGTTGATCACGTCACGATCTTCCGGTGGGTGCAACGGTTCACGCCGCTACTGGTCGTGGCGGCCCGGCCGCGCCGCCACGGCCCAGGCGACAGATGGCATGTCGACGAGACCTACATCAAGATCGCCGGTCGGTGGCGGTACCTGTACCGTGCCGTTGACCAGCACGGCCAGGTCATCGACGCACTCGCCAGCGAACGACGCGACCAGGTCGCGGCCCGTCGGTTCTTCCACCAGGCATTGGCCCACGGCCGTCGACCGGTCGAGGTCACCACCGATAGGGCACCGGTCTACCCGCGAGTCCTCGATGAGCTGCTGCCCGCGGCCTGTCACGTCGATGCCCGGTGGGAGAACAACCGCATCGAGTCCGACCACAGCAGACTCAAAGCCCGGCTGCGACCGATGCGCGGGCTGAAACGCCTACGGTCCGCCCAGACGATCAGCACAGGGCACGCGCTCGTCCAGAACATCGGCCGCGGCCACTACGAACTCGGAACCGACGTCGAACCCCGGCGCCGACTTGCCGCAGCGTTCACCGAGCTCTCCCACGCCATCTGA
- a CDS encoding cold-shock protein codes for MAQGTVKWFNGEKGFGFIAQDGGGPDVFVHYSAIDSAGFRSLDENQRVEFDVTQGQKGPQAEHVRPV; via the coding sequence ATGGCTCAGGGCACCGTTAAGTGGTTCAACGGCGAAAAAGGCTTCGGTTTCATCGCGCAGGACGGCGGCGGTCCGGACGTTTTCGTTCACTACTCGGCGATCGACAGCGCGGGTTTCCGCAGCCTGGACGAGAACCAGCGGGTGGAGTTTGACGTCACGCAGGGCCAAAAGGGCCCCCAGGCGGAGCACGTCCGCCCGGTCTGA
- a CDS encoding response regulator, whose protein sequence is MTIRVLIVDDDALVRSGLTFMLRAAPGIEVQGEAADGDEVVAAVASLRPDVVLMDLRMCRVGGIAATRALHAMPQPPKVLVLTTFDADEEVFAALAAGAAGFLLKDTPPADIVHAIERVANGDPMLSPSVTRRLMDLAGARAGTSARDAARARLSALTEREFEVALALGKGLSNAEVAHIAYMSTATVKAYVSRLLDKLQAANRVQVALLVQQADFPDAER, encoded by the coding sequence ATGACCATCCGCGTGTTGATCGTCGACGACGACGCCTTGGTCCGCAGCGGACTGACCTTCATGCTCCGAGCCGCGCCAGGCATCGAGGTGCAGGGCGAAGCCGCCGACGGAGACGAGGTGGTGGCTGCCGTGGCTTCGCTACGTCCGGACGTCGTACTGATGGACCTTCGCATGTGCCGGGTCGGCGGCATCGCCGCGACGCGCGCATTGCACGCCATGCCGCAACCCCCGAAGGTGCTCGTGCTCACCACCTTCGACGCCGACGAGGAGGTATTCGCGGCGCTGGCAGCCGGAGCCGCCGGGTTCCTGCTTAAGGACACCCCACCGGCCGACATCGTCCACGCCATCGAGAGGGTCGCCAACGGCGACCCGATGCTCTCGCCGTCGGTCACCCGACGCCTGATGGACCTCGCCGGCGCCCGCGCCGGCACCAGCGCTCGGGACGCCGCCCGTGCCCGACTCTCCGCTCTCACCGAGCGAGAGTTCGAGGTCGCGCTCGCGCTCGGCAAAGGCCTGTCCAACGCGGAGGTCGCCCACATCGCCTACATGAGCACCGCCACCGTGAAGGCCTACGTGTCCCGACTGCTGGACAAGCTGCAAGCCGCCAACCGCGTGCAGGTCGCGTTGCTCGTTCAGCAGGCCGATTTCCCCGACGCCGAGCGATGA
- a CDS encoding sensor histidine kinase: MSTAPRREAAINAGLAVAALAVGLTSEQNVLYGGTDRPVALRAADVLLGAGCFAGIWIWRRRRPVAFAAAAIAIGVVSTLAGGIGLICAFTVAEHRHWRTAVAVGALAVISIVPALALYPVPHAVRAFTVGALATFAVTGWGMFVRARRQLLDSMRRQVRDAEYRAIERAAAARRAERERIAREMHDVLAHRLSLLAVHAGALEYHRGASAEEVVTIAAIIRSNSHEALNELRQVINLLRATTLAGQLPQPTLADLPALLEESRSAGLEISCTVSPRVLQHVEHSPTSTGGALYRVVQEALTNVRKHAPQARVRIEMHDTDDGIELSVRNHASPVTPTGAAPPGSGTGLTGLRERVSLSGGRIEYQPVADDGYQVRAWLPCATTEQGTT; this comes from the coding sequence GTGAGCACAGCCCCGCGACGAGAGGCAGCGATCAACGCCGGGCTGGCCGTCGCGGCCCTGGCGGTCGGCCTGACCAGTGAGCAAAACGTCCTCTACGGCGGCACCGATCGCCCGGTCGCCCTGCGGGCGGCGGACGTGCTCCTGGGTGCGGGCTGCTTCGCCGGGATCTGGATCTGGCGGCGCCGCCGCCCGGTGGCGTTCGCCGCGGCGGCCATCGCGATCGGCGTCGTGTCCACGCTGGCCGGCGGGATCGGACTTATCTGTGCGTTCACCGTCGCGGAGCACCGGCACTGGCGTACCGCGGTCGCGGTCGGCGCCCTGGCCGTAATCAGCATCGTGCCCGCGCTGGCGCTGTACCCGGTTCCGCACGCCGTCCGCGCCTTCACCGTCGGCGCGCTGGCAACGTTCGCGGTCACCGGCTGGGGGATGTTCGTCCGGGCGCGCCGTCAGCTCCTGGACTCCATGCGCCGACAGGTGCGCGACGCCGAGTACCGGGCCATCGAACGCGCCGCGGCCGCCCGACGCGCGGAACGCGAACGGATCGCCCGCGAGATGCACGACGTCCTGGCGCATCGCCTCTCGCTCCTGGCCGTGCACGCCGGCGCCCTGGAGTACCACCGCGGCGCCTCGGCCGAGGAGGTCGTCACCATAGCGGCGATCATCCGCAGCAACAGCCACGAGGCGCTGAACGAACTGCGCCAGGTCATCAACCTCCTACGGGCGACCACACTCGCAGGACAGCTGCCCCAACCCACACTGGCCGACCTGCCAGCCCTGCTGGAGGAGTCCCGCAGCGCCGGGCTCGAGATCTCCTGCACGGTGTCGCCGCGAGTGCTCCAGCACGTCGAGCACAGCCCCACCTCGACCGGCGGCGCCCTCTACCGAGTCGTGCAGGAAGCCCTCACGAACGTTCGCAAACACGCCCCACAAGCGCGGGTCCGCATCGAGATGCACGACACCGACGACGGCATCGAGCTGTCGGTCCGCAACCACGCCTCCCCCGTCACCCCCACGGGCGCGGCGCCACCGGGCTCCGGGACCGGGCTCACCGGGCTCCGGGAACGCGTGAGCCTCAGCGGCGGCCGGATCGAGTACCAACCGGTCGCCGACGACGGCTACCAGGTCCGCGCCTGGCTGCCGTGCGCCACCACGGAACAGGGAACGACATGA
- a CDS encoding DUF7489 domain-containing protein yields MSDETAWSAVVVKKSRALLDGSNLYRRVTIRHDGGHEEKIRVSRAIWKQVKAGDRMVKETGQDPRPV; encoded by the coding sequence ATGAGCGACGAGACTGCGTGGAGCGCGGTGGTGGTGAAGAAGTCCCGTGCGCTGTTGGACGGATCGAACCTGTACCGGCGAGTGACGATCCGGCACGACGGCGGACACGAGGAGAAGATCCGAGTCAGCCGTGCCATCTGGAAGCAGGTCAAGGCCGGCGACCGGATGGTCAAGGAGACGGGACAGGACCCGCGTCCCGTGTGA
- a CDS encoding dihydrofolate reductase family protein encodes MTATYTFDIFSTLDGFANHNGDWGGYWGKQGPEFLAHRAAAYRDPLRMVLGAKTYSSNAPFLNAGFDRSLFDGWITRMFDSPVTVLSSRLTEPLEWPDTTIESGDPVEVVTRLKAESEVPLRSHGSLTLNRALLNAGLIDTIEVTVFPVISGTTGVDRIFDGADDFDLELLEARTFDGHTQVLTYQPTRHSRSATGRR; translated from the coding sequence ATGACTGCCACGTACACCTTCGACATCTTCTCCACGCTCGACGGCTTCGCCAACCACAACGGCGACTGGGGCGGCTACTGGGGCAAGCAGGGCCCCGAATTCCTCGCGCATCGCGCCGCTGCCTACCGCGACCCGCTGCGCATGGTGCTCGGGGCCAAAACCTACTCGTCGAACGCGCCGTTCCTTAACGCGGGCTTCGACCGCAGCCTGTTCGACGGGTGGATCACGCGCATGTTCGACTCCCCCGTCACGGTGCTCTCCAGCCGGCTGACCGAGCCGCTCGAGTGGCCGGACACGACCATCGAGTCCGGCGATCCTGTCGAGGTGGTCACGCGCCTCAAGGCCGAATCCGAGGTGCCGCTGCGCTCCCACGGCAGCCTGACGCTCAACCGGGCGCTGCTGAACGCCGGCCTGATCGACACCATCGAGGTGACGGTCTTCCCAGTGATCTCCGGGACGACCGGCGTGGACCGGATCTTCGACGGTGCGGACGACTTCGACCTCGAGCTGCTCGAGGCCCGGACCTTCGACGGCCACACGCAGGTGCTGACCTATCAGCCGACCCGGCACAGTCGATCGGCGACGGGGCGGCGTTGA